From Synoicihabitans lomoniglobus, the proteins below share one genomic window:
- a CDS encoding PaaI family thioesterase, translated as MAESLPNADDRFADAPISRLIGFQVAPERAGVTEVALEAEAKHANPMGRVHGGVIAALADAAMGTAYGRQLRPEEDFSTIELKVNFMRPVRLGRIVATARVVQRGLRIGFLDCEIHSAGGKLVATATCTCMTIAEV; from the coding sequence ATGGCTGAATCCCTACCCAACGCTGACGACCGCTTTGCGGATGCTCCGATCTCTCGCCTGATCGGCTTTCAAGTCGCGCCTGAACGCGCCGGCGTGACGGAGGTCGCGCTGGAGGCGGAAGCCAAGCACGCCAACCCCATGGGGCGCGTGCATGGCGGCGTGATCGCGGCGTTGGCGGATGCGGCAATGGGCACGGCCTACGGTCGGCAACTGCGGCCGGAGGAGGATTTTTCCACCATTGAGTTGAAGGTGAATTTCATGCGCCCGGTGCGGCTGGGTCGGATCGTCGCCACGGCGCGGGTGGTGCAGCGCGGGTTGCGCATCGGCTTTCTCGACTGCGAGATACACAGTGCCGGCGGCAAGCTGGTCGCGACGGCGACCTGCACCTGCATGACTATCGCGGAAGTGTGA
- a CDS encoding transposase, with protein sequence MARMPRIEYPGAIYHVINRGNYRRDLFDSAGAAESFIQVLEEATTRFGWELGSYVLMRNHFHLALRTPDPNLSRGMQWLQVTFASRFNRFRHETGHLFQGRYKAILLQNEWVWGELSDYIHLNPVRARIVDPDQMHSFRWSSLNRLRKGPRFKGLNPLPWLQSKGLEDTPEGWAALISALRARAGEAGGENHDAEVDASWSKGWAIGDDAWLAEMAQLQVSNLKDSANSEYTMGRKAEEIRWDRRLRELCRENGETRDLTAGYERWKIDAALKMRRELGTPVVWLAKRLRVGSAGSLRVYLHRRGRSVNK encoded by the coding sequence ATGGCGCGAATGCCACGCATTGAATACCCGGGAGCGATCTACCATGTGATCAATCGGGGAAACTACCGGCGAGATCTGTTCGACTCGGCGGGGGCGGCGGAGTCGTTCATCCAGGTGCTGGAGGAAGCCACCACCCGCTTTGGTTGGGAGTTGGGTTCTTACGTGTTGATGCGAAACCACTTTCATTTGGCTTTGCGCACGCCCGACCCCAACTTGTCTCGAGGGATGCAGTGGCTCCAAGTGACCTTTGCGAGTCGATTTAATCGCTTTCGCCACGAGACGGGGCACCTGTTCCAGGGCCGCTATAAGGCGATTTTGCTACAAAACGAATGGGTGTGGGGAGAGTTGAGCGACTACATTCATCTCAATCCGGTTCGCGCCCGAATCGTTGATCCAGACCAAATGCACTCCTTTCGCTGGAGCAGCCTCAATCGGTTGCGGAAAGGACCGCGGTTCAAAGGGCTAAATCCGCTACCCTGGCTACAAAGCAAGGGGTTGGAGGATACGCCGGAGGGTTGGGCTGCCTTGATCAGCGCGTTGCGAGCGCGTGCGGGCGAGGCGGGAGGCGAGAATCACGATGCTGAAGTCGACGCGAGTTGGTCAAAGGGTTGGGCGATCGGAGATGATGCGTGGCTAGCGGAGATGGCGCAGCTCCAGGTTTCAAATCTCAAAGATTCGGCGAATTCGGAATACACTATGGGCCGAAAGGCGGAAGAGATTCGCTGGGATCGGCGCTTGCGGGAATTGTGTCGGGAGAATGGGGAGACGAGGGATCTCACCGCCGGCTACGAGCGTTGGAAAATCGATGCAGCGCTTAAAATGCGTCGAGAACTGGGGACGCCAGTTGTATGGCTGGCGAAGCGGCTGCGTGTCGGGAGTGCGGGGTCGTTGCGCGTGTATCTGCATCGCAGAGGGCGAAGTGTTAACAAGTAA
- a CDS encoding heparinase II/III family protein — translation MGAYDFNFDVPAGERYQPSPERVAAWQRLLPTKNFGFAPPITDRAAWDPWQSDPFGQRVLSEARELVAGGFPAYTDATYLDCLETESVTKINEVLPIVRTRQATLLLAEAIFDQGEFLGEIGADFDRVAQVSSWVHPNNDLERRNLRQETREIDLVTAHHAAHYAAMLHVLGARLPEALQQRMRAELHLRAFEPLRRRLETGHDVYWWVDVTHNWNSVCLACLVQAAAACLPANERAWWFATGEMLVKYFRESFNNDGFCTEGVGYWGYGVSNYIFISEMFRLGTGGLVDLFDEPKMSRVALFPDRSEIEPGLFPTFADCRLGTKPLLWARHWLDNRRGAALETSAELPGTPDAFATMRLGSFSEPTLWMFHTHNPNAPRGTRRPLGLRHWFEDSSLLIARPGATTGRRFSGTFLGGNNGVNHNHNDLGTFTVCLDGRALIVDPGMETYSMRTFSEHRYDSQLLNSYGHPVPRVAGRLQEAGAEWQTRVLETEFTDDVDRVVFDLKRAYDVPTLRRLEREFIYDRTGDGSISIVDTVEFSEPADFESVLITFGEVDIQGNRIVLRDSGSAITADVEITGANLAIDTDTINQPPHPQRLALRCDRPVTHAVVRTHLRPL, via the coding sequence ATGGGTGCTTACGATTTCAATTTCGATGTGCCGGCGGGCGAACGGTATCAGCCTTCCCCGGAACGCGTCGCCGCGTGGCAACGTCTTCTGCCGACGAAAAATTTCGGCTTCGCGCCCCCCATCACCGACCGCGCCGCGTGGGACCCGTGGCAATCAGACCCCTTCGGCCAACGCGTGCTGAGCGAAGCCCGCGAACTCGTCGCGGGCGGCTTTCCCGCCTACACCGACGCGACCTACCTCGATTGCCTCGAAACCGAGAGCGTCACTAAAATCAACGAAGTGCTGCCCATCGTGCGCACCCGCCAAGCCACCTTGTTGTTGGCCGAAGCCATTTTCGACCAAGGCGAGTTCCTCGGCGAAATCGGGGCGGACTTTGATCGGGTCGCCCAAGTCAGTTCCTGGGTGCACCCCAACAACGATCTCGAGCGTCGCAATCTCCGCCAGGAAACTCGCGAGATCGACTTGGTCACGGCCCACCACGCCGCCCACTATGCGGCCATGCTTCACGTGCTCGGCGCGCGGTTGCCCGAGGCTTTGCAACAGCGAATGCGGGCCGAACTGCACCTCCGCGCTTTCGAGCCGTTGCGTCGTCGGTTGGAAACCGGTCACGACGTCTACTGGTGGGTCGACGTCACCCACAACTGGAACTCCGTCTGCCTCGCCTGTCTCGTGCAAGCCGCGGCCGCCTGCCTGCCGGCGAACGAGCGCGCGTGGTGGTTCGCCACCGGAGAAATGTTGGTCAAATACTTCCGCGAGAGCTTCAACAACGACGGCTTCTGCACCGAGGGGGTCGGCTATTGGGGCTATGGCGTGAGCAACTACATCTTCATTTCCGAGATGTTTCGGTTGGGCACCGGTGGGCTGGTTGACCTGTTCGACGAACCCAAGATGTCGCGGGTCGCGCTGTTCCCCGATCGCTCCGAGATCGAACCCGGACTCTTTCCTACTTTCGCCGACTGCCGTCTCGGCACCAAGCCGCTCCTGTGGGCCCGGCACTGGTTGGACAACCGCCGCGGTGCCGCGTTGGAGACCTCAGCCGAGTTGCCCGGCACGCCCGACGCCTTCGCCACCATGCGCTTGGGCTCATTCTCTGAACCGACGCTCTGGATGTTTCACACCCACAACCCCAACGCGCCCCGCGGCACCCGCCGGCCCCTGGGGCTGCGCCATTGGTTCGAAGATTCGTCGCTACTCATTGCCCGCCCCGGCGCCACCACCGGCCGTCGCTTCTCCGGCACGTTTCTCGGGGGTAACAACGGCGTGAACCACAACCACAACGACCTGGGCACCTTCACGGTCTGCCTCGACGGGCGCGCCCTCATTGTGGATCCGGGCATGGAAACCTACAGCATGCGCACCTTCAGTGAGCACCGCTACGACAGCCAGTTGCTCAACTCCTACGGTCACCCCGTGCCCCGCGTGGCCGGTCGGTTGCAGGAGGCCGGAGCCGAGTGGCAAACCCGCGTGCTCGAAACCGAATTCACCGACGACGTTGACCGCGTGGTGTTCGATTTAAAACGCGCCTACGACGTTCCCACGCTCCGCCGTCTCGAACGCGAATTCATCTACGACCGCACCGGCGATGGCAGTATCTCGATTGTTGATACGGTCGAATTTTCCGAACCCGCGGACTTCGAATCCGTCCTGATCACTTTCGGCGAAGTCGATATCCAGGGAAACCGGATCGTCCTGCGTGATAGTGGCTCCGCCATCACCGCCGACGTGGAAATTACCGGTGCCAACCTCGCCATCGATACTGACACCATTAATCAACCGCCCCATCCTCAAAGACTGGCCCTCCGGTGCGACCGACCCGTCACGCACGCCGTCGTCCGCACGCACCTGCGGCCCCTCTAA
- a CDS encoding DEAD/DEAH box helicase, with protein sequence MPFTALGLSTHLIRALSQRSYVAPTPVQTEAIPAILRGADVWAQAQTGSGKTAAFALPLLQHGAEISRSSRRNTPVLVLVPTRELAAQVAQAFSDYGQYLTRPPKVITAAGGVSINPQMMALGGGADVVVATPGRLLDLVDHNAVHLDAVETLVLDEADQLFALGFADELGRILALLPAKRQNLLFSATFPDEVTDLATALLTDPVRITIASTPVTTPAITERAIEVDAPRRTQLLRQLLETHDGWTRVLVFVATKYSTGHVAEKLRRLGIEAGSLHGELSQGARTQTLADFAAGKIPVLIATDLAARGIDFTQLSVVINYDLPRSAIIYTHRIGRTGRAGATGEAISFVSAATFELFQLIEKRLKRLIPREQIPGFEPAEVAPPEAPRTGGVKGKRKSKKDKLREAAGLPPGTPLNSPGAAAATPASSSAPRPKPASTPRPTKPKSRPSRPPREDSGGRESTQLESSENAFRWHRAPPGRRRL encoded by the coding sequence ATGCCGTTTACTGCCTTGGGCTTGTCGACCCACTTGATCCGCGCGCTCTCCCAGCGCTCCTACGTCGCGCCCACCCCCGTGCAAACCGAGGCCATTCCCGCCATTCTACGCGGCGCCGACGTATGGGCGCAGGCGCAAACCGGCTCCGGCAAAACCGCCGCCTTTGCCCTGCCCTTGCTGCAACACGGCGCGGAAATCTCCCGTTCTTCCCGCCGCAACACGCCCGTGCTCGTGCTCGTGCCCACCCGCGAACTGGCCGCACAGGTCGCCCAGGCGTTCAGCGACTACGGACAATATCTCACCCGTCCTCCCAAGGTCATCACCGCCGCCGGGGGCGTATCGATCAATCCACAGATGATGGCGCTGGGCGGCGGGGCCGATGTCGTCGTCGCCACCCCCGGCCGCCTGCTCGATCTCGTTGACCACAACGCGGTGCATCTCGACGCCGTCGAAACGCTCGTTCTCGATGAGGCCGACCAACTGTTCGCTCTCGGCTTTGCCGACGAGCTCGGTCGCATTCTCGCGCTGCTGCCGGCCAAACGCCAGAACCTGCTGTTCTCCGCCACTTTCCCCGACGAGGTGACAGACCTCGCCACCGCGCTGCTGACCGACCCCGTCCGCATCACCATCGCATCCACTCCGGTCACGACCCCCGCGATCACGGAACGTGCCATTGAGGTCGACGCACCACGCCGCACCCAACTCCTCCGCCAACTGCTCGAAACGCACGATGGCTGGACCCGCGTGTTGGTTTTTGTCGCCACCAAATACTCCACCGGTCACGTCGCCGAAAAGCTCCGCCGCCTCGGCATCGAAGCCGGCTCGCTCCACGGCGAGTTGAGCCAAGGCGCCCGCACTCAAACGCTGGCCGACTTCGCCGCCGGGAAAATCCCCGTGCTCATCGCCACCGACCTCGCCGCCCGCGGCATCGACTTCACGCAACTCTCCGTCGTCATCAATTACGACCTGCCTCGCTCCGCGATCATCTACACCCATCGCATCGGCCGCACCGGCCGCGCGGGCGCAACGGGTGAAGCCATCAGCTTCGTCAGCGCCGCGACGTTTGAGTTGTTTCAACTCATCGAAAAACGCCTCAAACGCTTGATTCCCCGCGAACAAATCCCGGGTTTCGAACCCGCCGAAGTCGCGCCTCCGGAAGCACCGCGCACCGGCGGCGTCAAAGGCAAACGCAAGAGCAAGAAGGACAAGCTGCGCGAAGCCGCTGGCCTGCCTCCGGGCACGCCGCTCAACTCGCCGGGTGCAGCCGCGGCCACGCCCGCGTCATCGTCCGCGCCCCGGCCCAAACCCGCTTCCACCCCGCGGCCGACGAAGCCGAAATCGCGCCCCTCCAGACCACCGCGCGAAGACTCCGGCGGACGCGAGTCCACCCAGCTCGAATCCTCCGAAAACGCCTTCCGCTGGCACCGCGCCCCGCCCGGGCGCCGCCGACTTTGA
- a CDS encoding type II toxin-antitoxin system RelE/ParE family toxin, which translates to MRIRVTSAAHRDLIEAHDWYEAESPGLGRALVTAVDTVFHFILEHPTLPRAVLRDLRRVHTKRFPYAIYYELRDHDTVRIVAVFHTARNQSSLATRQ; encoded by the coding sequence ATGAGAATTCGGGTCACGTCAGCAGCGCACCGTGACTTGATTGAAGCCCATGATTGGTATGAAGCCGAGTCACCAGGCCTGGGCAGAGCGTTGGTCACCGCCGTCGACACGGTATTTCATTTCATTTTAGAGCACCCAACGCTACCTCGCGCTGTGCTACGAGATCTGCGTCGCGTTCATACCAAGCGCTTCCCTTACGCCATTTACTACGAACTCCGCGACCATGACACCGTTCGAATCGTCGCGGTCTTTCATACCGCCCGGAATCAAAGCAGTCTCGCCACGCGGCAATAA
- a CDS encoding DUF2442 domain-containing protein, translated as MSSSKNGTPTSTDTKVIRVKAVAVTASRLKVDFDDGRRHLLPLSWYPRLAHGTVKERNTWQLIAKGYGVHWPLLDEDLSAEGLLAGAPSGESTSSFENWLSSRPKAGKVN; from the coding sequence ATGAGTTCATCCAAAAATGGCACGCCTACTTCGACGGACACTAAAGTGATTCGCGTCAAGGCAGTTGCGGTGACGGCCTCCCGCCTCAAGGTGGACTTTGATGATGGTCGCCGCCATCTCCTACCGCTAAGTTGGTATCCCCGACTCGCCCACGGCACCGTTAAAGAGCGCAATACGTGGCAACTCATCGCGAAGGGTTATGGCGTGCATTGGCCCCTCTTGGATGAAGATCTTAGTGCGGAAGGCCTGCTTGCCGGAGCCCCGTCCGGCGAAAGCACATCATCATTCGAAAATTGGCTAAGTTCCCGCCCTAAAGCGGGAAAAGTGAACTAG
- a CDS encoding addiction module protein, with amino-acid sequence MNATIAAELSRLTPAEKIELVQEIWDEIAANPDTLPIPQWHIDELNKRSETQSSDQGRSWEEVRDDILGR; translated from the coding sequence ATGAATGCGACCATCGCCGCCGAACTAAGCCGACTGACTCCTGCGGAGAAAATCGAATTGGTTCAGGAGATCTGGGACGAGATAGCGGCAAATCCGGACACGCTGCCAATTCCGCAATGGCACATCGACGAGTTGAATAAACGCTCAGAAACGCAGTCCAGCGACCAAGGACGTTCTTGGGAAGAGGTCCGTGACGACATTCTGGGTCGATAG
- a CDS encoding ribonuclease HI, translating into MSAVPSPSDSCPHCALLTDGSVHPATGLGFGGYLCGRSADLSIASDSTAVCLRRFKATTAARLELQTLIWALREIPICAGELVVYTDSQTIVGLPSRRGRLERAEYRSRRGTLLKQHDLYREFYDLCDTRPFTIKKIPGHQPTTAKTGLASAFSLVDRATRRALRQAIPTDTDTKNNGA; encoded by the coding sequence ATGTCTGCAGTTCCGTCGCCGTCCGATTCCTGCCCGCATTGCGCTCTGCTCACCGACGGCAGCGTCCACCCCGCCACCGGCTTGGGGTTCGGCGGGTATCTGTGCGGTCGCAGCGCCGACTTGAGTATCGCGTCCGATTCGACGGCAGTGTGTCTGCGACGATTTAAAGCCACCACCGCCGCCCGTCTGGAATTGCAAACGCTGATCTGGGCTTTGCGCGAGATCCCTATCTGCGCTGGCGAGCTGGTCGTCTACACCGACTCGCAAACCATCGTCGGGCTCCCGTCCCGGCGCGGTCGTTTGGAACGCGCGGAGTATCGTTCCCGTCGCGGCACGTTGCTGAAACAACATGACTTGTATCGAGAATTCTATGACCTGTGCGATACCCGCCCCTTCACGATTAAGAAGATTCCGGGACATCAACCCACGACGGCAAAAACCGGTCTCGCCTCAGCCTTCTCACTCGTGGATCGAGCGACACGACGAGCGCTGCGCCAAGCCATCCCCACCGACACCGACACCAAAAATAATGGTGCCTAG
- a CDS encoding AAA family ATPase, with the protein MANHITLIEFRRYKAFRHYSVRIADFSVLVGPNNAGKSTVLGAFRLLSEALKKAYSRKPEWVPNGDSGEFGYRIDLEGMPVSTENVFYNYDDSEPASIIFKIDNGNSLRLVFPERGICSLIPEAKRAIRSVANFKREFDLSIVIVPILGPVEHNELLYQKEAARLALRSPFGSRNFRNIWYHYPENFEEFRSLLVTTWPGMDIQRPERNDSGQKPMLHMFCPEDRYPREIFWAGFGFQVWCQMLTHLVQAQEGAHLIIDEPDIYLHSDLQRQLVNILRDRNCRVILATHSTEIISEVDPRNILNINKYRKAARAVRNVKEIQEIFSVLGSNANPTLTQIAKCRRVLYVEGKDFTIIAGIARVLRFAKIANRSDFAVVPVHGFNPPKVRDFSEGVEATLGMRLEKAVLFDRDYRCSAEVRKIENALKKVASLVSILQRKEIENYLLIPELLLLVVNAERRRYNLSPLVEYQVLEVVGDSLEEIRIETQVQYQKSYRDYCRAECPGKDSSTCDLESTREFEQNWKEFDGRVKVVSGKEAISRINGRLQENYSVHISVASLLAGLKRNMIPDDMIQFIRELNDFRQKGSEVQLLD; encoded by the coding sequence ATGGCAAATCACATTACGCTAATTGAGTTTAGAAGATACAAAGCGTTTCGCCATTATAGTGTGCGAATCGCCGATTTTAGTGTTTTGGTGGGACCGAATAATGCCGGAAAATCTACGGTTCTTGGTGCGTTTCGACTCTTAAGCGAGGCGCTGAAGAAGGCTTACTCCAGAAAACCAGAATGGGTTCCCAATGGAGATAGTGGTGAATTTGGTTACCGGATTGATTTAGAGGGAATGCCAGTTTCAACAGAAAATGTATTCTACAACTATGATGACTCAGAACCTGCTAGCATCATCTTCAAAATAGATAATGGAAATAGCCTCCGACTGGTGTTCCCAGAGCGGGGAATTTGTTCATTAATTCCAGAGGCGAAACGAGCAATAAGATCCGTAGCGAATTTTAAGCGGGAATTTGATCTCTCGATTGTCATTGTTCCAATATTGGGTCCGGTCGAACATAATGAGTTGCTTTATCAGAAAGAAGCCGCTCGATTGGCGCTTCGCTCTCCTTTTGGATCGAGAAACTTCAGAAACATTTGGTATCACTATCCCGAAAATTTTGAGGAGTTTCGAAGTCTTTTGGTTACGACCTGGCCAGGCATGGATATTCAAAGGCCGGAGCGGAACGATTCAGGGCAAAAGCCGATGCTTCACATGTTTTGCCCCGAGGATCGGTATCCTCGAGAAATATTTTGGGCAGGTTTTGGATTTCAAGTGTGGTGTCAGATGCTCACACATTTAGTTCAAGCGCAGGAAGGAGCTCATCTTATTATCGATGAGCCGGATATTTATCTACATTCTGACCTTCAGCGGCAACTGGTGAATATTCTCCGAGATCGAAACTGCCGTGTGATCTTGGCGACTCATTCCACTGAAATCATTTCAGAAGTGGATCCGAGAAATATTTTAAATATCAATAAATATAGGAAAGCGGCGCGTGCGGTGAGAAATGTAAAGGAGATCCAAGAAATATTTAGTGTTCTTGGGTCAAACGCCAATCCGACGCTTACACAAATCGCAAAATGCAGAAGGGTTCTATATGTAGAAGGAAAAGATTTTACAATTATCGCAGGGATTGCTCGTGTGCTTCGCTTCGCAAAAATCGCGAACAGGTCAGATTTCGCTGTAGTTCCAGTTCATGGCTTCAATCCCCCCAAAGTCAGGGATTTTTCCGAAGGGGTAGAGGCCACGCTTGGGATGCGACTAGAAAAGGCGGTTCTCTTTGATCGAGATTATCGATGTTCCGCTGAAGTTCGAAAGATTGAGAATGCGCTTAAGAAGGTAGCTTCGTTGGTTTCCATATTACAGAGGAAGGAGATTGAGAACTATTTGTTAATTCCTGAATTACTCTTGCTGGTTGTGAATGCAGAGAGAAGGCGATATAACTTAAGTCCTCTCGTTGAGTATCAAGTTTTGGAGGTTGTTGGCGACTCGCTTGAGGAGATTCGTATTGAGACCCAAGTCCAGTATCAAAAATCTTATCGTGACTACTGCCGTGCGGAATGTCCGGGGAAGGACTCTTCTACCTGTGATCTCGAATCGACCAGAGAGTTCGAGCAGAATTGGAAGGAGTTTGATGGCAGAGTGAAAGTAGTTTCAGGAAAAGAAGCAATCTCCCGAATCAATGGGAGGCTTCAGGAAAATTATTCTGTCCATATAAGCGTCGCTAGTCTTTTGGCCGGTTTGAAGCGGAATATGATTCCCGATGATATGATTCAATTTATTAGGGAACTTAACGACTTCAGGCAAAAGGGTAGCGAAGTGCAGTTGTTAGATTAA
- the ligA gene encoding NAD-dependent DNA ligase LigA, translated as MLGWVLGAGAVDDSERIDALRAEIAHHDDLYFRQAAPEITDYEYDLLKIELRRLERAAGLLVDESPIGDDSSGNSTDRVMHEHPMLSLDKAYSADEVGEFMDRVQEAAGGESVRFAVEPKFDGVAVSVTLHRGNLMRAATRGDGESGEDVTAQVNAIRGLRYEFGWDVDEVPIETIELRGEVYLTDAAFAALNRERVANGEAVFRHPRSVAAGAIKLEDLAAVASRTLSIVFHGWGEVSPAESEPTSVMAFQQWLEARGLPSVRDARFAETRSSVEMESVVHAVRTLAEGYPTDGVVIKVDDVALQRKLGLAATAPRWALARKFAPPRAETTLTAVVWQVGRTGALTPVAEFRPVSLSGTVIARASLHNVAEVRRRDLRIGDVVWVEKAGEIIPTIGGVERDRRGPDSRPLRLPSRCPSCDQPVQGVDELRCENFDCEAQVVQRIEHFASRNALNIRGLGPGTVAKLVDAGLVRSPADLYALTVESLESVSGIGAATAAKLWRAIEASRAAPLERVLVGLGLPGVGPAAAQRLAERLASLDQLADVATNEGLENELGAAGAEALGIALRRPEWRALIRAMAANGVGAGSLRAAAR; from the coding sequence ATGCTGGGGTGGGTTTTGGGGGCGGGAGCGGTTGATGATTCGGAACGGATTGATGCATTGCGGGCGGAGATCGCTCATCATGATGACCTCTACTTTCGCCAAGCTGCGCCGGAGATCACGGATTATGAATACGATCTGCTGAAGATAGAATTACGTCGTTTGGAACGTGCAGCGGGCCTGCTTGTTGACGAGTCCCCAATCGGGGATGACTCGAGTGGGAACTCGACTGACCGGGTGATGCATGAGCACCCGATGCTGAGTTTGGACAAGGCTTACTCGGCGGACGAAGTCGGCGAATTCATGGATCGGGTCCAAGAGGCTGCGGGCGGCGAATCGGTGCGCTTCGCCGTCGAGCCCAAGTTTGATGGCGTCGCCGTGAGTGTGACTTTGCACCGGGGAAATTTAATGCGCGCAGCCACGCGGGGTGACGGAGAGAGTGGCGAGGACGTGACCGCGCAGGTGAATGCGATACGCGGTTTGCGATACGAGTTTGGTTGGGACGTCGATGAGGTCCCGATCGAGACCATTGAACTGCGCGGCGAGGTGTATCTGACGGATGCCGCGTTCGCCGCGTTGAATCGCGAGCGCGTGGCGAACGGAGAGGCCGTGTTTCGTCATCCGCGGAGCGTTGCCGCAGGTGCGATCAAACTGGAGGATCTGGCTGCGGTCGCGAGTCGCACGCTTTCGATTGTTTTTCACGGTTGGGGAGAGGTTTCTCCCGCCGAATCCGAGCCGACATCGGTCATGGCGTTTCAACAGTGGCTGGAGGCGCGTGGGTTGCCGTCGGTGCGTGACGCTCGTTTTGCTGAAACGCGTTCGTCGGTTGAAATGGAAAGCGTGGTGCACGCGGTGAGGACACTCGCGGAGGGTTATCCGACGGATGGCGTGGTGATCAAAGTCGACGACGTGGCATTGCAACGGAAGTTGGGTCTGGCGGCGACCGCGCCCCGGTGGGCATTGGCGCGGAAGTTTGCGCCGCCCCGGGCGGAGACGACCCTGACCGCGGTGGTTTGGCAGGTCGGCCGGACGGGGGCGCTGACGCCGGTGGCCGAGTTTCGGCCGGTATCGTTGAGTGGCACTGTCATCGCGCGAGCGTCGTTGCATAACGTGGCGGAGGTCCGGCGGCGCGATTTGCGGATTGGCGATGTGGTCTGGGTCGAGAAGGCGGGTGAAATCATTCCCACGATCGGCGGAGTGGAGCGTGATCGCCGGGGGCCGGATTCCCGGCCGCTGCGTTTGCCATCACGCTGCCCGAGCTGTGACCAGCCGGTGCAGGGTGTCGATGAGTTGCGCTGCGAGAATTTCGACTGTGAGGCGCAGGTCGTGCAACGGATCGAACACTTCGCTTCCCGCAACGCTTTGAACATTCGCGGACTCGGTCCCGGGACGGTGGCAAAACTGGTCGACGCGGGCTTGGTGCGGAGTCCGGCCGATTTGTATGCGCTGACGGTGGAATCGCTTGAATCGGTGTCGGGAATTGGTGCAGCGACGGCGGCCAAACTTTGGCGTGCAATCGAAGCCAGTCGCGCGGCACCGCTGGAGCGCGTGTTGGTGGGCCTGGGTTTGCCCGGGGTCGGTCCCGCGGCGGCGCAACGCTTGGCGGAGCGACTAGCAAGTCTTGATCAGTTGGCGGATGTCGCGACCAACGAGGGGCTGGAAAACGAACTTGGGGCCGCCGGGGCCGAGGCATTGGGCATCGCGCTGCGGCGTCCGGAATGGCGCGCGCTGATCCGGGCGATGGCCGCGAACGGGGTGGGCGCGGGATCTCTGCGGGCGGCGGCGCGGTGA